Within the Dehalococcoidia bacterium genome, the region GAACTAACCTCGTGGCCATTGCCTGCCAACTACCACAAGAAGATGCTCCTTAATGCCGCCCAGGTTCTGGTTGAAGGGCGTACCGTTGCCATAGATGTCGGCGAAGCCGCCGGACGATACTTCCTCATGTGGTTGGGAATCGGCCTGGATGCCGTAGTTGTCAAGAAGAGGGCTCTGGGCAGCAAAAGATTATCGGGCTCTTTGTCTTACATCGTTCCTGCATTAGGAACGCTCGGCCGGTATTCCAGCGTGGACATCACGATGACCCTGGACGGAAAGGTCATAAAGGCCGATTCATCCCTCGTCGTTGTCAGCAATATTCAGCTCTACGGCGGCATATTTCCTATTGGGGCAAAGGCTCATGTGAACGATGGCAAGCTGGATGTGTGCATCTTCAAAGGGGGAGGGGTTCTCACCCTGACGCGTCATGCCTGGAAGGTACTCTCCCGCCAACACCTCCAAGACCCAAAGGTAGAGTATTGCCAATGCAGCCAGATCGTAATTGAGTCCGCCCGTCCGATGCCGG harbors:
- a CDS encoding diacylglycerol kinase family lipid kinase, with the translated sequence MQAELIYNPYAGQVVVRREMEDVIALLKQRGWVVSLSETHRPMEAAQLASDAVKRGAKVVIAAGGDGTVNEVGSGLVGTDVALGVLPLGTTNVWAMQMHIPTLNPMRPGTRVAKMVAGLEELTSWPLPANYHKKMLLNAAQVLVEGRTVAIDVGEAAGRYFLMWLGIGLDAVVVKKRALGSKRLSGSLSYIVPALGTLGRYSSVDITMTLDGKVIKADSSLVVVSNIQLYGGIFPIGAKAHVNDGKLDVCIFKGGGVLTLTRHAWKVLSRQHLQDPKVEYCQCSQIVIESARPMPVHIDGDPFMETPVTIRVLPSALNVIVPSDAPHRLFAQ